The Opitutales bacterium ASA1 genome window below encodes:
- a CDS encoding cbb3-type cytochrome c oxidase subunit II gives MNNGPLLFLGFFLAIAFSWTGIVVTNLVQQDKAGTTQPFFDSASETTVPLPMSGAAKQGQLVYQDLGCVYCHTQQVRNPVSRDPGAESIDVARGWGNRPNVARDYIHDGRVFLGTMRTGPDLRNVGQRLPSESWHFNHLYNPVITSPGSIMPPYPFLFEVREIVGEPSPKALSLPPEYAPPEGFEVVPNARGEALVAYLLGLRTDYDLPEAPGGTQ, from the coding sequence ATGAACAACGGTCCTCTACTCTTCCTCGGGTTCTTTCTCGCGATTGCGTTTTCGTGGACGGGGATTGTGGTCACGAATCTCGTCCAGCAGGACAAGGCGGGAACGACGCAGCCGTTCTTCGATTCCGCTTCCGAAACGACGGTACCGCTGCCGATGTCGGGTGCCGCGAAGCAAGGCCAGTTGGTATATCAGGATCTCGGGTGCGTCTACTGTCACACTCAGCAAGTCCGCAATCCGGTTTCCCGCGATCCGGGGGCGGAAAGCATCGACGTCGCGCGCGGTTGGGGTAACCGACCCAACGTTGCCCGCGACTACATCCACGATGGCCGTGTGTTTCTCGGCACCATGCGGACCGGTCCGGACCTTCGCAACGTGGGACAGCGACTTCCGAGCGAGTCGTGGCATTTCAACCATCTCTACAATCCAGTCATCACCTCTCCTGGCTCGATTATGCCGCCCTATCCGTTTCTGTTCGAGGTTCGGGAAATAGTCGGTGAACCGTCACCGAAGGCACTTTCTCTCCCGCCCGAATACGCCCCTCCGGAGGGGTTCGAGGTGGTGCCAAACGCTCGAGGCGAGGCTTTGGTCGCATATTTGCTTGGTTTGAGGACCGATTACGATCTCCCGGAAGCGCCCGGAGGTACACAATGA